A region of the Falco biarmicus isolate bFalBia1 chromosome 10, bFalBia1.pri, whole genome shotgun sequence genome:
tatagaTTTGTCTTTCAAATATAATCGttacatttatttcttggcAAAGCTTTGGATAGTCTAACAGACGTGTACACAGATCCACAAATACATTGCACAAGAGGCGTATATCCTAGCTCCACTTACATCGGCCGCCCCGGCTGCCTGGCCACCGGTTCTCCCCCAGTATTTCACCCGGCACCTGGTGCTGTGCCAgcggctgccgctgcctccgcagccccccagcacgggcagagcccctgccccacgcTCCAGCCGCCGGACGGGGGATGCGGGgaagagcagggcaggcaggacacGGCGCCTGCCCCTCCAGGGACTGCTGGATGCCAGCGCATGGAGCATCGCCGGCTCCCAGGGCACCTGGCTCGTGGGGCACCTGTGGGTGGTGGAGTGGGCTTGGGTGAGGGGGAAACACTGTTAGTTCAAGTCACGAAGAAGCCACAGACATTCGTGGGGGTGGGAGTGCTGCGCACCCAGGGGAGTCCCAAGTCTCGCATCTCGCCAGCCCCTGCTGAGCAATCCTtgctgtctttgtttctcaaaaaaaaaaaaaaaaaaaaaaaaaaaaaaggcaattttccAGAGGCCACCAGCAAAACTGGGATTTGGCTCGGCCAGTGCAGGCAAAGGCGCTTGGCTCTGCCTGCGTGGCCCTGCCCGCACCCCCTCGCTGCCTCCCGCAAAGGCATCCTCGAACTCCAGCACAGGGTGGGACCATCGGCATCACCAGCATCGCGCTGCCAAAGCCGCGAGAACCCCTAGCCCCGCTCCATGGcagccagagccagggctgggggtttCCCACCCCATTCGCTGCTGCCACGGCCCCAACAACCGGGGTTCAGTCTGTACCgaaagaaaaagtgaatatAGTGCAAAGCAAAGGGAGGATGGACCAAGGCTTCCTCGGGGGCCACTCTGCCTCGCTCGGGGGTgcgggagctgcagcctggGTCCATCTCCATGGGGGGTCACATTTCCCAAGCAATGGGTGGCTTGAAGAGGGGCCGAGCAGGATCCGGCCAGGGCCTCATCCCACCAGAGAGAGGAGGACAGACACCAAAGCAGTCAGCAGGCCCGGGCAAAAGTGCCCCATGGGCTCCCACTGCCACCCATCCCGCTCCAGAGCTGGTCCCTGCATCCAGGCGGGTTCCCCCTGtcctcctgcccacagccaggctTTGCTGTTGCAGTGCAACCTGGAGCAAGAAATGCACCCAGGGAGTCTCGCTGCTCCCCTCGCCCAGCCAGGCGGCCCCTCGCCATCTCCCACCTGTGGCAGGGCAAGGGCAGCCAAAAGCCAGTGCAGTGAAGGGCTCAGCCAGAGGCaccgcggcagcggcggggcaggggcgtCCATCGTGGTGCTCGGTGCCTTGTCCTGCATCGCCGCTTGGCACCTCTCTTCCAGCAACAgtcctttccctcctccaggACAAAGGAGCCGGGGGACAGGGGGCAGCACACCCCAAtgcacccacagccccccccggccctctcccacccccaccccggggcTGCGTAATGAGCCAGAGCCGACGAAGGACCCCAGGAGAACAGGGACACGCTGGGGCTTTACAATCAGCAGTCGGGTCTgtgggggcgggcgggggggtgtCCAGGGGTgtcagggctgggtgctgcccccGGGGCCGTGGCTGGCGACAGGGCGACAGCCCATCCTGCGGATGGAATGGAGGGCCACGgtgcagcagccccgcagcagtGAGCTGATGTTGTAGATGGGCTGGCCCTGCCGGCGCTGCGAGCGGCACAGCCAGGCCACCGTGGGCACCGCCGGCACCACCACTGCCAGCAGATCCACGATGAAGTGGCGGCTCCAATAGCTCTTGGAGGGGGCGGCCTCGCAGCCGGACGCCTCCATCGTCTCCTCCTCTGCCACGCAGGCGATGGCCACCGAGGGGCTGGCGCTGGGGGGCTGCCGCACCGCTGGGTTGCAGGGGGCACCCGCCTCAGCCCCGGCACCCACCGTTGCAGTGTCGGGCTCGGCTGCCAGCAGGTCCATGGCCCCGGTGGGGTTGGAGAGCTCGGGGCCGGGCATCACGTCTTCCATTTCAGAGACCCAGGCTGAGGTGGGGCTGCCTAAGCTGCAAGCCTGGGACTTCATCACCTTCTCCAGGATGGTGTCCaggtcaggctggcagggcaCGAAGTCTGTCTGGATGGCCCGCTCCTGCATGCAGCTGGCTTGCACCCCGGCCTCCacgccgccccgcagccccagcagcttCTCGTAGGTGGAGCTGGGGGGCAAGCGGGTGCCAGGCTCGTCCCCCACCTCCAGCGGGTCCGTGTGGCAGGGAGCCTCCTCCACCCCCACGAAGCCGCTGTCGGCCCCCTCGTCCAGCGAGATGGTCTGTGAGCCCCCCACGTTGCGGTCCCCAGCCCCCTGGTCACTCAGCTTGGTGTAGGTAGAGCTGCGGGTGAGGGATcgggctggggacccccccGGCTGACTcgccagccccctcctccttcaGTGCCCCGTTCTGCGCCACCTCCATGCTGTGCAGCAGTGTCTCCAGCTTCTTGTTCTGGATGTTGATGTCCACAAAATACTTCTGGAGCCCCTTGTCCTTCTCCAGCAGGTTGTTCTTCACCGTGTCGATGACCTGCTTCAGCTGCTTGATCTCCTTGCGGGCCTCCTTCAGTGCCAGCTGGGCCTCCACGCGGTGGCACTCCTCCTCGATCCAGTCCTCCTGCATCCGTGACAGCTGCGTCTTCAGGTCCTCAATCTCAGCATCCCTGTGAGAGACGAGGAGGGCACCGCCACTGCACTGAGAAGGCTGCGGGACCAGCCGTGTCCTCATGTGCCTGGCACTGAGTTGGAGCCAGATCACCCAGTAACACTTGTGGCTGGGACCCAGGGATGGATCCAGTGGCTCAGGGACCCTTGGGAGCAACGTTCAGGGACCCCCGGGAGTGATGCTCAGCCTTCTCCCGGAGGGGCTGCAGAGCCCGGGTCTCCCGAGGGCTGCGTGGGGATGGGCAGGTGCCCTGAGCGGGCGCATGGCAGCTGGCATGTCGGCGAGGACGTGCCTAAGCCCAAGAGGAGCAGATGGGGATTAGCCACCCTCTGAcgctgaaattcagaaaaagcgTGGCAGAGACTTAAGCGGGGGCGCAGGGGAGAACACAGCCACCACAGGTGGGATGTACAGGCTCCACAGCCCCAAAATCCGCCGCTCCCTGGTTAGACGGGCAGCAATGCCAGATGCCCACATGCCTGCAATGCCACTGTAAAGCTGTGAACCTGGTGCCTGGGCATGAGCCCAAGGACAAGGTGCAGTGCTGGGCACTGAGAGCCCCCAGAAGGACCAGTCCCACACAGGAGCTGCCACTGCAGGTGCCAATGGCTGGTGCCGGGACCCTTCCCAGTGGCTCCCGTGCTGGGAGTCTGTGCCCACTGTTCCTATGCTCACCTGTCCTGCAGCCGCTCCTGTGTGTCCTTCAGGCGAGCCTTCAGGTGTCTGATGCAGACCTCCTTCTGCTGCAGGGGTGTCAGGTACTGCTCCGGCGTCGGTGGCTTTATCCCATGGTTGTCGCTGCAGAGGTTGTACTTGGACGAGCGCCTGCAGGGACACAGATGTCACCCATCCGCCGGTGCCAGCGCTGGCACCAGCTCAGCAGAGGGGCCCCAGGGGAGATGCTTGCTCTCAGGGTGCAGCTCCATAGCACATCCCAAAGTAGCCCTGCAAGGCAGGAGGAGCAAGGTGGGTGTCTGAGGGTGCTGTGCCACTGGCAGGACAGTGGGTGCAGCCTGAACCTGCTGGTGCTTCCCACAGCCACCcagccctctgcagagctgcaggtttTGCCAGGGCGGCGGGCACATGAGCAGAACTGGGAGCAGGTGGGCACCAAGGTCTCTGTGTGCCCAGAGCAAGCTTTCCGGGGAATGACAGAGGCAGACGGAGACCCCAGGGTGGGATCAGCCCCATCAGAGATGGAAGCAGAAGTGGGTGATGGGAGGGTTTGGGATGGAGCAGGTCTGGAGCTGGCAGCTGTCCTGCCCTTGGACAGCAAGCTGTGGAGCATCTGGCACCCGCTCCAGACGGGGCCAGCAGCATGTCCGCACCCTCCTTGTGCTGCCACCAGGGTGGATGAGGTGACATCTCTGGCCCAAagcccagggcagcctggagagcaggagctggccaGGGACAGGGCTGCATGCCTGGGCTGGAGGCACAGAGAGAACTGGGCGCAGCGCGAGATGCTCCTGCATTGCAGCAGGGTGGACCAAATCCGCTGTGCATCGCAGCAGGGTGGCACGTTCTCTCTGTGTGTGACAGCCCCCATGCATGctggcaggcagcccagcagccttcGGCCAGAGACATAAGGATCATGTTAGGAGCAGCCAGGCAGACCCGTGGCCTTGCAACACCCCACGGCAGCAGGATGGCCACCACTCCCTGCTGCGGTGTGCACAGGCTCTGGGCACAAAGTTACCCTCAGGCCCCTCATATCCTCCCAGATCTGAtgccagctctggggctggaaggtggctgggggtgggaggaagcagcccagcctggggaccAGCCTCACTCCCTGGAGCAGTACACCAGCAGCCCAGAacgctggcacaggctggcacAGCTCAGTGCCCGGCTGTTTATGCCCCAGCACACTGGGAGCTCCCCGCTGagaagccaggctgctgccagccctcgCCAGACTTCTGCCGGGCAGCACGAGGGGATGGAAATCAAGCTCTTGTCCACTGTGCCTTTGGTCCTGAAGGACCCAGGTGCTCCtcagagagcaggagcagcaggagggatgcGAGCAGCGTGCAAGCCACAGCCATGGCAGGAcagagggaaggggatggggcACCAGGCTGGCAGGCGGGGGGGACAGGGAGGTAGAAGACACAACAATGGCGGCAGAGAGGTTTGAAGGAGGATGGTGGGGGTCTTTGTGAGACACAGCAGCGGCTCCGCCAGCTCTGGCTCCCCCAGCGCACAGCCTCACTCCACCGGCCCCTGCACTCCTGTCCCCGCCGGGCACCAGCACCGGCAGCACGGGCACTGCTCCCCCGCTGCCCGGGGACACccggcagctgccctggggccaCGGGTGATGGGTTACCTTGGGGTGGGGCTGCTGTCGCTGCCCTTGCAGGAGCcagaattgctgctgctgctcagcgAGGAGGTGCCGTAGGTGTCCCTCCCGGGGGGCGAGGGGCGCCtggaggcagggagaagaggcTGTGTCTCAGGCCGAGTGGCTGAGGGCGCTGAAGACTTAAAGAAGGAGGCAAAGCCACTCCGTCCATAAAACCCGCGACTGCCAACCACCACACCGAGAACACACAAGacaaaaggacaaaacaaacagcagggaTCAAAATGGCACAGACATGGCGACGGGCacaaggcagggctgggggtggacTGCCCACCCACTCCCCACCCAGCGTGGCATCCCCCGGACGctggcacagcatccctgcacccCAAGGATGAGGAGCCCCTTGGGAGCCTCCCAGGAGCATGGCCCTGGCAGAGCTCAAGCCACcccactgcctgctgccaggtCAGATCTGCCTTCTCTCTCTGCCCACGCTGCCGGTGGCAGCCAGTACCTAAATAATGGCAGCCCAGGCCATGGAGACAGTTGGAGGggaataaatgctttttttctcctttattccCTCTTGCTCTTCATCACTGCAGCTCAAGGAGAGGCTTTCCAAGGGCTAACACACCTCCCAGCTTCACCCTCCAAAACCCAGTGCCCTCACACTGCTGCCAGGgccctccaccaccacctgccTTTGCCCAGAACGGGCAGAAGGGTCggtcccagctgcagcagagacGGACAGAGAGGGATGGGGGGTGCAGCGCTCGAGGGGCTGCATGCACGGATGGGGAAGTGCTGTGCAACGGGCAGCGACATGCAACCCCCGAAGAGCTGGGCGGGGGGTTCGTGCTGCAAAGTGGCAGCTCGTGGTGTAGGTGGGGATCgttccctccctgctgccagccaggagaagtgccaggcAGGTGCCAGTGCCCAGTCCCAGGGGCCAGAGGCCGAAGCATATTCACCTCCGTGATCCGGTGGACGAGCGCCTGCTGCCCGGCAGAGACATTGCTGCGGTGCCACAGGTCCTGGGCACAAGGGAACTGCGGGTTAAATGCAACAGAGAGAGGAGGTGAAGGCAGGGAAACGGCCCCAGTGAGACAGTAACCATGCAAAGTGCTGGCACAGGGGTCAGACCCTGCACCAGTGCATCAGTTCAGTCCCCAGGGCCACCCGTACAGGGACAGATGCAGACGGTATCCCCTGCACAGCTGGACTGTGCTCCCTGTCTGCTCCACGGCCCAGGAACGCCGGGATGCTGCATGTCCAGGGTGCCACCCTGGCAGGGCATGCGGGAGGCACAGGGTTGCTTCATTTCTAAGGCAAAACAGAAGCATAGCAGGTACCTGCCCATGGGCTAAAGCCCCCTTCCCACCAGTCTCCAGACACAGGTCAAGCTTTCCCCTGACCCCaggtccccatccctgccagggGAAAGGAGGTCTGCCACAGGGACCAGTGTGCCTGTAGCGGTGGCATTAATTAGGGCAGAGATGGGACAAGGGCACTGACACCCAGCCCGGGACCTCACCGAATTTCcacccaggcaggcagctgtcCCCGCAGCGGGCTGGGCGCCCGCTTTTTCTTAACTAAGTCCGAATCACCCATTCGCCAGTGCAATCAGGTAAGGAAGCACAGATCCCTGTGTGATGCGGCAGCAGCAGCTAATCCCTCGGGAAACACACAGCCCGTTTTCCTGTAAATAAATAGGCCAGATCCAGAGGCTCGCAGCGACCAGCGGGAGCTGCTCAAGGAGGCAGCACCTTGGGCACATGCAGGGAtgtgatgtgctgcagcagaggggagTTATGGAAAGGACCTGCTCAGCACATCCAACCCATTGAGCATCCCATGGCACTGCTGATGCCTCACTGTGCTCAGAGGCTGCTGGGgaccagccaggctgggagcacCGTGTGggccccccccccatccccaagCTGATTCACAATGCTGGTATTTGTCCCAGATTTTGGCAGTTCCAGCCCAGAGCAATGTAAGCGATGGGACCGGCCAGCTGATAATCGATGGGCAGTCGGAAACTCTAAGTGCTGCTTGGCCCCAGTCCAGGGGAGTGCGAGGAGCAGGACAagagggggaggcaggagacgagggagcacagccagctcACCCCGATGTACTCTTTGGTATTTGCCACCCCAGGGTTGTTTTTTCTAGGCTAACTCCTGCCCAATGCTCAaagcccacagcagccagcctgggccTCTCTTCTGCCCAGGATCTGGCGCTCCCTGATCCCCAGACCAGGGCACCGAAGACcccagagagctggagcagaggagacAGTGATGTGCAGCCACAgtgagcccccagccccagcaggcacAGTGCCCCATGCCATGGGGgtgccagcaccccagggacACAGTGACCAGGATTTGGGGgtcctgctgctcccctccagGATGGATTTGCCAGGGGAGGACCTAGGCAGGGGGAGGCAGCGCTCTGCCCTGCCAGAAAACCACTCCTGGTTCTACAGCATGCATGGCTGGGTGGCTGCGGGCTTTGCTAATGCAGCAGCGTGAATCAGCATCCAGAGTGAGAGCCGAGCGTGGCCCCGGCGCCGGCAGACGCATCCTCCAGGATGCAGGGCTGCGGCACAGCCGGGCTCTTGCCCGCACAGCCAGTCCCTCGCTTCTCATGCTGCAGGGtgctccccaggcagctctCAGGCAGGGCTTTCGGGAGATTTGCGGCCATGGGAGTTAGCTCCTCACCCCCTCACAGCCCCAAGCCCTGGCTCAATGCAGGGCAGCAGTACCCGGCATCCCCgctgcctcctgctcttccctggtCACAGCAAAGTTACCCATATGCCAAGATGGTGTATGTATGAACTCAGGGGTCCCTCTGCACTCCACTAACATGCAGCACCAGGCAAGTGCCAGCACCGCAGATGGCACATGTGTGCCCAGCACGCTGGCTGGTACCACGCTGTGGGCTCCTGCCAGTGCCCCACACTGCACCCCAGGTGCCTGCCACCAACACCCGCACTGGGAACAGCTCTGTGGGGAAGCCTGGAGTCAGCCTTGCACCTGGGGAGCTCAGTTGTTgttgttcctcctcctcccactgctgcagacTCACCTGGCACCCACGCTGGGGCTCAATGGCTCTCGTGGCACTGACAGACTTAAGGGGGGAGAAACTCAGAGCAGCTCCGTACTGCTGCCACAGGGAGCCTGGCCCAGGTCTGCCAGCAGGCACCAAAACCCCATGGAGGGGGAAGCATCATCCTGCACCCTGCCTGGGTCCCCATCTCACAAAGGTGCTGGGCTGTCCATTCCCTCCCAGCCGGGAAGCAGCTTTGCCTCACCAGGCTGCCCTAGGGCAGCTTCAACAAGCAGGCTTGAATTCAGTCACTGGTAATAAATTGTCCCTGTCTTTATTCCCAAAGAAGCAATGGGCCATTTCGGTCTCCCCAAAACCCCACCGTGCCCCCAGGCTGCCAAGAACAGGCAGACTGGGCAGACTTTTAGCACCAAAGCTGAAAACACACCATTCCCACGGTACACGGCTACTTGGCGTCTGAAGGCAGAGGGAATTACTCATTTGCAGTCAGAATTATCATTATCCCATGGACCAGGATGAGCAAAGGGAGCCTTGCCATGAAAGCAAGAGGAAATCCAAGATTATCTTACCACATTTGAAATGCGAGAAAGTGAGAAGCAGTGAAGACCTCTGCTTTTCCAGGGATTTGCAGAGGGGatgcccctgccccccctggGACCCACGCCAGCCCAGCCCTCACCTCCCTGCAACACCTGGCACTTGTGAAGGCTCCAGCTCGCTGCCGCGGCTGTTCATTGATTAGGCATTAGGAAAAACACAGGAAGAGCAAATGAAAAGCATTCAAAGGTGAATAACCGTGTCCCCAGGCGCACTGCACACCCTCCAGCAAGGAAGACGATGGCAGCTGCAAGGGCCAGGAAACAAGAGCAAGTCTCACTAAAATCTAAAAACCATCTAATAGATGGGGCTTGCGGCAGGAGTCAGAGCAAAGCTGcaagggaaagcagagaagaaatctCGTAAAAATATGGGGGTGGAAAGCAGCCCAAGCCAGGGCAGAGGGTGGGCTGGCTCATTGCTCTGTGTCAGAAGCACTGGGGATggggccagcagagctgcccatgGCTGGCCCTGCACGCTGGCCCCACACGGGAAGGCAGCTTGGGGGacaaaacctcaaaaccaaACATTGGGAGCCTCAGCAGTgggaaacaaaacctgcaggCCTGGAGGAACACATGCCACTGCCAGCAACCCTGGCTCTGCAAACCCCAAGTCATGCAAAGGAGGGATGAGATAAAGCCAGGTCCCATGTGCCAGCGGAGATGCCCAGCTGACAGCCAGTGTGGGGAATGGATTTCCTCTGCACTTCATTTTAATCGTTGCAGAATGAGGAATATGGGGACCACCTTGCAGAACACAAATGCGGCAGGATCCCTCGCTTGTGGATTGATTCTTACAGAGCTGACAGAACCAGCTTGTGCCCCAGAAGAGAGGATGTGTCTGCAGCACGGGCTGCAGAGAGGCAGCTCTAACCTGGCCTCAGAACCCGGCGCTGAGCCCAGCCACACCAACCACTGATCCCCGCAGCCAAAGACCTCATCTCCACATCATGACCCCACCAAGAcgtgcagccccagctccttgGTGCAGCCCAGGCTTGGAATTATAGATTTCAACAGGCATTGCCAGTGCGAGTGTGCTGGCACCAGGAGTGGGGTTAGGGCGATTTGGGGAGCACTGGCTCGTCCCCGTGCTGGGGTGACCAGTGGGaccctgctcagcacagcacGTCTGCAGCCACGCTCACTGCCTGGGGACAGTGGAACAGCCCAAGGTCTGACAATCAAACTCACACCAGATCCAGAGATCGCGCTGCAAACCACCTACATGTGTCTCAGCATCTTGCAAACCACCCCAGAATGCAGCTTGGGCGGATGGGCAGGATGAACGCTGCTCAGCACAAGGTCTAACACTCTCTCCTGGAGCCACCGACAGCAAAACTCCCTGTGAATCTCCCAGCCCAGAGTGGAACAGAAAGGCAGCTCGTttagaaacagcagcacaaaacagCACTTACTCTGTGCAACAGAATTAGCCCGGGGAATTCATGCTAAATAAAAGCCGTGGTCCCTGAAAAGCTCATCACGAAAAGCTGATACCCCACGCAGGGTGGGATGGAGCACAACTGGGTATGAGAACCTCTCACCCCCAGGGGTGGGAGATGGATCCCCCCTCACTGGCACGTTGTGCTGCAACTGCTCCAAGCACCTTCGGCACCTGCTGTGgtcagcagcacccagcccc
Encoded here:
- the SNPH gene encoding LOW QUALITY PROTEIN: syntaphilin (The sequence of the model RefSeq protein was modified relative to this genomic sequence to represent the inferred CDS: deleted 1 base in 1 codon) codes for the protein MGDSDLVKKKRAPSPLRGQLPAWVEIRSLVPRTCGTAAMSLPGSRRSSTGSRRRPSPPGRDTYGTSSLSSSSNSGSCKGSDSSPTPRRSSKYNLCSDNHGIKPPTPEQYLTPLQQKEVCIRHLKARLKDTQERLQDRDAEIEDLKTQLSRMQEDWIEEECHRVEAQLALKEARKEIKQLKQVIDTVKNNLLEKDKGLQKYFVDINIQNKKLETLLHSMEVAQNGALKEEGAGESAGGSPARSLTRSSTYTKLSDQGAGDRNVGGSQTISLDEGADSGFVGVEEAPCHTDPLEVGDEPGTRLPPSSTYEKLLGLRGGVEAGVQASCMQERAIQTDFVPCQPDLDTILEKVMKSQACSLGSPTSAWVSEMEDVMPGPELSNPTGAMDLLAAEPDTATVGAGAEAGAPCNPAVRQPPSASPSVAIACVAEEETMEASGCEAAPSKSYWSRHFIVDLLAVVVPAVPTVAWLCRSQRRQGQPIYNISSLLRGCCTVALHSIRRMGCRPVASHGPGGSTQP